The Flavobacterium psychrophilum genome includes a region encoding these proteins:
- a CDS encoding 3-oxoacyl-ACP synthase, giving the protein MNIRITGSGSYIPNRIVTNLDFAKHEFLDEEGLPLTYSNEVITEKFRLITGIEERRYVDNDLMTSDIAFFAAEKAIADAGIDPETIDYIIFAHNFGDVKHGTIQTNLIPSLASRVKHSLRIKNPKCVAYDILFGCPGWVEGVIQAKAYIKSGMAKRCLVIGAETLSRVVDPHDRDSMIYSDGAGATIIEGTDEEGGILAHETASYTYDEAHFLFFGGSYNKDHDQDVRYIKMFGRKIYEFALSRVPQAMKECLDNSGVNIDDVKKILIHQANEKMDEAIVNRFYKLHGKSVPEKVMPMSIHKLGNSSVATIPTLYDLMIKGLVDDQQFEKGDVLLFASVGAGMNINAFVYKV; this is encoded by the coding sequence TTAGACTTTGCGAAGCATGAATTTTTAGACGAGGAAGGCCTGCCTCTTACTTACTCTAATGAAGTAATAACCGAAAAATTCAGGTTAATTACCGGTATTGAAGAGCGCCGTTATGTAGACAATGACCTTATGACATCTGACATCGCATTCTTTGCAGCTGAAAAAGCGATTGCTGATGCCGGAATAGATCCTGAAACTATTGACTACATTATTTTTGCGCATAATTTTGGCGATGTTAAGCATGGAACTATCCAGACCAACCTTATTCCAAGCCTTGCGTCGAGGGTAAAACACAGCCTTAGAATAAAAAACCCAAAATGTGTGGCTTACGATATTCTTTTTGGATGCCCCGGATGGGTAGAAGGCGTAATTCAGGCGAAAGCCTATATTAAATCGGGCATGGCAAAACGATGCCTTGTAATTGGTGCCGAAACATTATCAAGAGTTGTAGATCCGCATGATAGGGACAGCATGATCTATTCTGACGGTGCAGGAGCAACAATTATAGAAGGCACGGATGAAGAAGGCGGAATACTTGCCCACGAAACAGCATCGTACACTTATGATGAGGCTCATTTTCTTTTTTTCGGGGGCTCATACAACAAAGATCATGATCAGGATGTTCGATATATAAAAATGTTCGGCCGTAAAATATATGAGTTTGCTCTTAGTCGCGTACCTCAGGCCATGAAAGAATGCCTTGATAACAGCGGTGTAAACATAGACGACGTTAAAAAGATACTAATACACCAGGCGAACGAAAAAATGGACGAGGCGATCGTTAACCGTTTTTATAAACTGCATGGCAAATCGGTTCCGGAAAAAGTTATGCCTATGAGCATTCATAAATTGGGTAACAGTAGTGTTGCTACAATTCCAACTTTATACGACCTGATGATAAAAGGATTAGTGGACGACCAGCAATTTGAAAAAGGTGATGTTTTATTATTTGCATCAGTTGGCGCAGGAATGAACATTAACGCATTTGTATATAAAGTATAA